One Owenweeksia hongkongensis DSM 17368 genomic region harbors:
- a CDS encoding homocysteine S-methyltransferase family protein, with the protein MTKSLLADEAKKRILVLDGAMGTMIQGYKLTEADYRGERFKDYPSDLKGNNDLLSLTQPDIIKAIHAKYFEAGADLIETNTFNSTRISMADYDMEDLVPEINLKAAQIAREVADEFTAKEPHKPRFVIGSMGPTNKTASLSPDVNNPGYRAIDYDTLVRDYKEQALALIEGGVDALMVETVFDTLNAKAALYGIMELYDEIGKELPIMVSGTITDASGRTLSGQTTEAFLISIEHAPLLSVGLNCALGADQLRPYLQILSRESPFMVSAHPNAGLPNAFGEYDETPEKMAAQIKEYLDMGLINIIGGCCGTGPEHISAIAKLAGEYEPRSVKSIQSTVDSPQEIDR; encoded by the coding sequence ATGACAAAATCACTATTGGCCGATGAGGCCAAAAAACGAATTCTTGTGTTGGATGGTGCTATGGGTACTATGATACAAGGCTATAAACTTACTGAGGCTGATTATCGCGGTGAGCGATTTAAAGATTATCCAAGTGACCTCAAGGGAAACAATGACCTTCTATCCCTTACGCAACCTGATATTATAAAAGCTATCCACGCCAAGTACTTTGAGGCGGGTGCAGATCTTATTGAGACAAATACTTTCAATAGTACGCGCATTTCAATGGCTGATTATGACATGGAGGATTTGGTGCCTGAAATCAACTTAAAGGCTGCTCAAATTGCTCGTGAAGTAGCAGATGAATTTACCGCAAAGGAACCTCACAAACCGCGTTTTGTAATAGGTTCTATGGGGCCAACTAATAAGACGGCAAGCCTTTCTCCGGACGTCAATAATCCTGGCTATAGAGCTATCGATTACGATACATTAGTAAGAGATTACAAAGAACAAGCCCTTGCTTTGATAGAAGGCGGGGTGGATGCTTTGATGGTGGAAACGGTGTTTGACACGCTCAATGCGAAAGCTGCTTTGTACGGCATTATGGAGCTATATGATGAGATTGGAAAAGAATTACCCATCATGGTTTCGGGAACTATAACTGATGCCAGTGGAAGAACTCTTTCGGGACAAACTACTGAGGCTTTTCTTATTAGTATCGAGCATGCGCCTTTGCTTTCTGTTGGTCTCAACTGTGCCTTAGGAGCGGATCAACTGCGACCTTATTTGCAAATACTTTCTAGAGAATCCCCATTTATGGTGAGCGCACACCCCAATGCTGGTTTGCCCAATGCTTTTGGTGAGTATGATGAAACTCCAGAAAAAATGGCGGCTCAGATAAAAGAGTATCTCGACATGGGATTGATCAATATTATTGGTGGGTGCTGTGGTACGGGGCCGGAGCATATAAGTGCGATTGCGAAGTTGGCTGGCGAGTATGAACCAAGGAGTGTTAAGAGCATTCAGTCGACAGTCGATAGTCCACAGGAAATTGATAGATAG
- a CDS encoding four helix bundle protein — MGFKFEKLIAWQKALGLSADIHELTLNFPQDEKYILTSQIKRAADSINLNIAEGSTGQTNKQFSVFLGYAIRSGIEVIACLHTAKKRGLIDLENFNKNYDRTEEVIKITQGLRNSLRNGDQSVD, encoded by the coding sequence ATGGGATTTAAGTTTGAAAAATTAATAGCATGGCAAAAGGCATTGGGTTTAAGTGCGGATATCCATGAACTTACCTTGAATTTTCCACAGGATGAGAAATACATTTTAACTTCTCAAATCAAGAGGGCCGCAGATTCTATTAATCTAAATATTGCAGAAGGTTCTACAGGACAAACTAATAAGCAGTTTTCTGTATTTCTTGGTTATGCAATTCGTTCAGGAATCGAGGTAATAGCGTGTTTACATACAGCGAAAAAACGAGGTTTGATAGACTTAGAAAACTTTAATAAGAACTACGATAGGACCGAGGAAGTAATCAAAATCACCCAAGGACTAAGAAATTCTCTACGAAACGGTGACCAATCTGTAGACTAA
- the metH gene encoding methionine synthase, translated as MKLSGLEPLITTAQSNFINIGERTNVTGSRKFLRLIKEEKYDEALDVARDQVEGGAQVIDINMDEGMLDGKYAMTKFLHLIAAEPDISRVPVMIDSSKWEIIEAGLKCVQGKAIVNSISLKGGEAEFLAQAKKVRRYGAAVIVMAFDEDGQADTYQRRIEICERSYKLLVEKVNFPKEDIIFDPNIFPVATGIEEHRRNALDFFEATKWIKENLPGAKVSGGVSNVSFSFRGNQSVREAMHAAFLYHAVQNGMDMGIVNPSLLEVYEEVPKDLMERVEDVLLDRRDDATERLLDFAENFVGETKTREKDLAWREESVGKRIEHALVKGIVDFIEVDSEEARKKFATPLEVIEGPLMDGMNVVGDLFGSGKMFLPQVVKSARVMKKAVAYLQPYLEAEKAKNKDTSKKGKILLATVKGDVHDIGKNIVGVVLACNNFDIVDLGVMVPLEKILEKALEEDVDAIGLSGLITPSLDEMIYVAQEMERKKMTMPLMIGGATTSRAHTAVKIFPEYSGIAVHVNDASRSVPVAQTLSNKASHSDFKKKLAEEYTKLRDGYLSRSSAKEYLSLEDARANKLQVNFSEEVIKKPNFLGVKVLEDLDLAEIRKFMDWTPFFITWELHGKFPMILEDEVVGDAATSVYNDAQAMLDDIIENKKLSAKAVFGIWEANSVEDDIELSIGGEDLATFRTLRQQTKKAAAASNIALSDFVAPKETGLTDYVGCFAVTAGLGIEKMLEEYLKDQDDYKSIMVKSLADRLAEATAEWLHYKVRTEYWGYASGEQLENDELIKEKYQGIRPAPGYPACPDHLEKNTIFDLLQADRIGMTLTDSLAMYPASSVSGYYFAHPDSKYFGLGKITKDQVEDYAERKNISLAEAEKWLRPNLNY; from the coding sequence ATGAAACTATCAGGATTAGAACCATTAATAACTACCGCTCAATCCAATTTTATAAATATTGGAGAGCGGACAAATGTTACGGGATCGCGCAAATTTTTGCGATTGATCAAAGAAGAAAAATATGATGAAGCACTTGATGTAGCTCGTGATCAAGTAGAGGGCGGGGCTCAGGTGATTGACATTAATATGGATGAGGGTATGCTTGATGGAAAGTATGCTATGACTAAGTTTTTGCACCTTATTGCTGCCGAGCCGGATATTTCGAGGGTACCTGTAATGATTGATTCTTCAAAATGGGAAATCATAGAAGCGGGGCTGAAATGTGTGCAGGGAAAAGCGATTGTAAACTCAATAAGCCTTAAAGGTGGAGAGGCTGAATTTTTAGCACAAGCGAAAAAAGTAAGGCGCTATGGGGCGGCCGTAATTGTAATGGCTTTTGATGAAGACGGTCAGGCTGATACTTATCAGCGTAGAATTGAAATTTGTGAACGTTCATATAAGTTACTTGTAGAAAAAGTAAACTTCCCTAAGGAGGATATAATTTTTGATCCAAACATATTTCCCGTGGCAACGGGTATTGAGGAGCACCGCAGAAATGCGCTTGACTTTTTTGAAGCTACAAAATGGATTAAGGAAAACTTGCCTGGAGCCAAAGTGAGCGGAGGGGTGAGCAATGTATCGTTTAGCTTTCGCGGAAATCAATCGGTGAGAGAGGCCATGCATGCTGCGTTTTTGTATCACGCTGTACAAAACGGCATGGACATGGGGATTGTAAACCCAAGTTTGCTGGAAGTGTATGAAGAAGTGCCCAAAGACCTAATGGAAAGGGTAGAGGATGTGCTGCTTGACAGAAGGGATGACGCCACGGAAAGACTGTTGGACTTTGCTGAAAACTTTGTAGGTGAAACTAAAACCCGTGAAAAGGATTTGGCTTGGCGCGAAGAATCGGTCGGTAAACGGATAGAGCATGCCTTGGTAAAAGGGATTGTGGATTTTATTGAGGTAGATTCGGAAGAGGCACGTAAAAAATTTGCTACACCACTGGAGGTGATAGAAGGCCCACTGATGGATGGAATGAATGTGGTGGGTGATTTGTTTGGCTCTGGTAAAATGTTTTTGCCTCAAGTGGTAAAATCCGCTAGAGTGATGAAAAAAGCTGTGGCTTATTTGCAGCCATATTTAGAAGCTGAAAAAGCCAAGAATAAGGATACAAGTAAAAAAGGGAAAATTCTATTGGCTACCGTAAAAGGTGATGTACATGATATTGGGAAAAATATAGTGGGAGTGGTGCTGGCGTGCAACAACTTTGACATTGTGGATCTTGGTGTAATGGTGCCACTTGAGAAAATTTTGGAGAAAGCCCTTGAAGAAGATGTGGATGCAATTGGCCTGAGTGGATTGATTACCCCATCGCTTGATGAAATGATTTACGTGGCTCAGGAAATGGAGCGTAAGAAGATGACCATGCCGCTGATGATAGGTGGGGCAACAACATCTCGAGCGCACACAGCTGTTAAAATATTCCCGGAATATTCAGGAATCGCGGTTCACGTGAATGACGCCAGCCGCAGTGTTCCCGTGGCGCAAACTTTATCAAATAAAGCTTCCCATTCAGATTTTAAAAAGAAGCTTGCTGAGGAATATACTAAGCTTCGTGACGGATATTTGAGTAGGAGTAGTGCCAAAGAATACTTGTCATTAGAGGATGCTCGGGCAAATAAACTTCAAGTGAATTTCAGCGAGGAAGTTATTAAAAAGCCAAACTTTTTAGGTGTCAAGGTTCTTGAAGATCTGGACCTTGCAGAGATAAGAAAGTTTATGGATTGGACTCCCTTTTTTATCACTTGGGAATTGCATGGAAAGTTTCCAATGATACTGGAGGATGAGGTGGTTGGGGATGCTGCCACCAGTGTATACAATGATGCTCAGGCCATGCTTGATGATATTATTGAAAACAAAAAGCTTTCTGCCAAAGCAGTTTTTGGAATTTGGGAAGCCAATTCTGTGGAAGATGATATTGAATTGAGCATAGGAGGTGAAGACTTGGCAACATTCCGTACACTTCGCCAGCAAACCAAGAAAGCTGCTGCTGCATCTAACATAGCATTGAGCGATTTTGTGGCGCCCAAGGAAACAGGCCTTACAGATTACGTGGGGTGTTTTGCGGTAACCGCTGGTTTAGGGATAGAAAAAATGCTTGAAGAGTATTTAAAAGATCAGGATGATTATAAATCAATAATGGTAAAATCTCTGGCAGACCGATTGGCGGAAGCCACGGCAGAATGGCTTCATTATAAGGTGAGAACAGAATATTGGGGCTATGCATCTGGTGAGCAATTAGAAAATGATGAATTGATAAAAGAAAAATATCAAGGCATTCGTCCGGCACCAGGCTACCCCGCTTGTCCGGATCACTTGGAAAAGAACACCATTTTTGATTTGCTTCAAGCCGATCGAATCGGAATGACATTGACCGACTCTTTGGCCATGTATCCTGCTTCATCTGTATCTGGTTACTATTTCGCACACCCGGATTCCAAATATTTTGGACTTGGAAAAATCACAAAAGACCAAGTTGAAGATTACGCTGAGCGTAAGAATATTTCTTTAGCTGAAGCTGAAAAATGGCTGCGACCAAACCTTAACTATTAA
- the metF gene encoding methylenetetrahydrofolate reductase [NAD(P)H], protein MKVIDHINNAKETIFSFEILPPLKGQNIGEIYQTIDSLMEYKPPFVNVTYHREEVVYKQMPGGLLEQKVIKKRPGTVGICAAIQNKYKIDAVPHILCGGFNREDTENALIDLNFLGIENVLALRGDCIKGETYFKAEKDGHAFAADLVKQIYEMNEGVYLDEELQNRTPSNFCVGVAGYPEKHFEAPSLNNDIAHMKAKIDAGAEYITTQLFFDNEKYFKYVEKCRAAGITVPIIPGIKPIATKKHLSILPHFFHVDLPDDLVTAVEACKDNKEVRQVGIEWAINQCKELKKAGVPVLHFYSMGKVDNIQSIAREVF, encoded by the coding sequence ATGAAAGTAATTGATCATATAAACAACGCTAAGGAAACTATCTTTTCATTTGAGATTTTGCCTCCCCTTAAGGGACAAAACATTGGGGAAATTTATCAAACCATTGATTCATTGATGGAGTATAAACCCCCATTTGTGAATGTGACCTATCACCGAGAAGAGGTGGTTTATAAACAAATGCCAGGTGGTTTGTTGGAGCAAAAAGTCATCAAGAAAAGACCGGGTACTGTTGGGATTTGTGCCGCCATCCAAAATAAGTACAAGATAGATGCGGTACCCCATATCCTCTGCGGAGGGTTTAATCGTGAGGATACTGAAAACGCTTTGATAGATCTCAACTTTTTGGGAATAGAGAATGTGCTTGCCTTGCGTGGAGACTGTATAAAAGGAGAGACCTATTTTAAGGCAGAAAAGGATGGCCACGCCTTTGCGGCAGATTTGGTGAAGCAGATTTATGAAATGAATGAAGGCGTTTATTTAGACGAAGAACTTCAAAATAGAACACCCAGTAATTTTTGTGTAGGAGTGGCAGGTTACCCTGAAAAGCATTTTGAGGCGCCAAGTTTAAATAATGATATAGCCCACATGAAGGCTAAGATTGATGCCGGAGCTGAATATATTACTACGCAATTGTTTTTTGATAATGAAAAGTACTTTAAGTACGTGGAAAAGTGTAGAGCTGCAGGTATTACGGTTCCAATTATTCCGGGTATTAAACCGATAGCCACTAAAAAGCACCTTAGTATTTTACCTCATTTTTTCCATGTTGATCTTCCTGATGATTTAGTGACTGCTGTAGAAGCCTGCAAAGACAATAAGGAAGTTCGTCAGGTAGGAATAGAATGGGCCATCAATCAATGCAAAGAATTGAAAAAGGCAGGAGTGCCGGTTTTACATTTTTACTCTATGGGAAAGGTGGATAATATCCAAAGTATAGCCAGAGAAGTGTTTTAG
- a CDS encoding LruC domain-containing protein has product MNKALSILAIASLFLASCNKNEDSKANQNPSNATNLGSLTIPTTFNWSNSLKGNLNVTINAGSNFRTEGQRVQVIDELNNVLETTVIQGNKCSFYLNLPQTEGTYFLFAPSTGDKFQIEGAGNVNFKLHTDPATDIEGMLVNATPANQRKSSLKKSAATNLLINGDFSSNSFSSSNSVGGWYKFDENYTWSTESGSKVWKVKNKKSSYIEQTFNVPAGDSLVVTTDCYASSSSSALVFVFFYDSNGYYINYTGSYLNSGFNSISIANAIPSNATKASILLYGSNKTWFDNVTAETKSAVIDADNDGVEDSQDEFPNDPNKAFTGSYPTAGTQKIAFEDSWPYQGDFDFNDMVIDSKVDYTLNGNNELVDATFNITLQAAGAGLNNGLAINLVDAASKNAIQSSIISSITGATQDPSNINGIIVFDGVLQAQSTYYTNTGTGADATPDVFTFTITFASGTGTNIIPDFYIFRTQERGKEIHLDGFSGTAAADNQLFNTGDDINGTYNTASGLPWAVEITSYNTFQHPLEKVDVLVAYPQFQSWAESGGTLNLDWFLSPDLLNIF; this is encoded by the coding sequence ATGAACAAAGCTCTATCTATTCTTGCGATAGCAAGTCTATTTTTGGCGTCTTGTAACAAGAACGAAGACTCCAAAGCAAACCAAAACCCGTCCAACGCCACAAACCTTGGATCTCTTACAATTCCAACCACATTTAACTGGAGTAACAGTTTAAAAGGAAACCTAAATGTCACCATTAATGCGGGAAGTAACTTTCGCACCGAAGGTCAGAGGGTTCAAGTTATTGATGAACTCAATAATGTTCTAGAAACTACTGTTATTCAAGGAAACAAGTGCTCCTTTTATTTGAACCTTCCTCAAACTGAAGGAACATACTTTTTATTTGCTCCAAGCACTGGTGACAAATTTCAAATTGAAGGAGCGGGAAATGTGAATTTCAAACTACATACAGACCCTGCAACTGATATTGAGGGAATGTTAGTAAATGCTACACCAGCCAATCAGCGTAAATCTTCTTTAAAGAAAAGCGCAGCGACTAACTTGCTTATAAATGGTGACTTCAGCAGTAATAGCTTTTCATCATCTAATAGTGTTGGTGGATGGTATAAGTTTGATGAAAACTATACTTGGAGCACTGAAAGTGGAAGTAAAGTTTGGAAGGTTAAAAACAAAAAAAGCTCTTATATAGAGCAAACTTTTAATGTTCCAGCAGGAGATTCACTTGTTGTAACAACTGATTGTTACGCTAGTAGCTCTAGTAGTGCTTTAGTCTTTGTATTCTTTTATGATTCAAATGGATATTACATAAACTATACAGGCTCTTATCTAAATAGTGGGTTTAACAGTATCTCCATAGCTAATGCTATACCTTCTAATGCAACAAAGGCAAGTATACTTCTATATGGGTCTAACAAAACATGGTTTGATAATGTAACGGCTGAGACAAAATCGGCAGTGATTGATGCAGATAATGATGGAGTGGAAGATAGTCAGGATGAATTTCCAAATGACCCAAACAAAGCATTTACAGGTAGCTACCCTACAGCTGGTACGCAAAAAATTGCTTTTGAAGACTCTTGGCCATATCAGGGCGACTTTGATTTTAACGATATGGTAATTGACTCAAAAGTAGATTATACGCTTAACGGAAATAATGAGCTTGTGGACGCCACATTTAACATTACACTGCAAGCGGCTGGTGCTGGACTAAACAATGGCCTAGCTATCAACTTGGTTGATGCTGCATCAAAAAATGCAATTCAAAGCTCTATTATAAGCAGTATAACTGGAGCTACTCAAGATCCAAGCAATATTAACGGTATCATTGTATTTGATGGGGTACTTCAAGCCCAAAGCACGTATTACACTAATACTGGCACTGGCGCTGACGCTACCCCTGATGTATTTACCTTCACAATAACTTTTGCAAGTGGTACGGGTACCAACATTATTCCTGACTTCTACATCTTTAGAACTCAAGAACGCGGAAAAGAAATACATCTGGATGGATTCTCTGGAACAGCTGCTGCTGATAATCAATTGTTCAACACTGGAGATGACATAAATGGAACCTATAATACAGCCTCAGGCCTTCCATGGGCTGTAGAGATTACCAGCTACAACACCTTCCAGCATCCATTAGAAAAAGTTGATGTTTTAGTGGCCTACCCTCAGTTTCAATCATGGGCAGAGAGTGGTGGAACTCTAAACTTAGATTGGTTTTTATCACCAGATTTATTAAACATTTTCTAA
- a CDS encoding LruC domain-containing protein — protein MNTIKILSVVALSSLAVACSKEKDTSTNDPSFSALSFSDLTVSEDFNWSSSINGNFTVVLDAPSNLYTENQPVELQDVDGNVLQTAVINGGQTSFSVSIPEQNTELFAYYPNTQDRVQINTNKSTTTLKIEEIDFEAGLGSSFFKSGTQVKKTSGNNLILEGDFENSSPQLDSRSFTKVRTAGAWYRYNSAGQIALRNGTNVFTSNTVGEDGRILQSVQIAGDQIYDLTYEYSGNAGFFILFMDNDQKYIGHTRVTLSSNGNASCTFLAAPNVRHIQLYGFAGSNEHLDNINMTQVPEVDSDGDNVIDRKDYYPNDPTRSYATFFPTVGRQILAFEDLWPYNGDNDFNDVVLSNHVEFARDASYNLVSASVKVQLNAMGAGLANGVGLQLLDNNKIPFSNNIISSIALKQGNTVSKLDASVLNGVLVVENLISALKPYYSNTGSGPRSAPQEFEFTIEFNSNAGSVTIIPDFYIFRTNERGREIHLPGFHGTEATDRTLFNTGDDVNGTYKNSKGLPWAIEVIYPYSLYFSHPLEKVDIVTAYPQFQGWASSNGMNNKKWMLYPTQGKIFVP, from the coding sequence ATGAACACTATTAAAATACTTTCAGTAGTAGCACTGTCCTCTCTCGCAGTTGCTTGTAGCAAAGAAAAGGATACCTCAACAAACGATCCTTCTTTTTCTGCGCTATCATTTTCAGATTTAACAGTTTCAGAAGATTTTAATTGGTCAAGTAGTATCAATGGCAACTTTACAGTTGTGCTGGATGCTCCTTCCAATCTATACACAGAAAATCAGCCAGTAGAACTGCAAGACGTGGATGGAAATGTCTTACAAACTGCAGTAATTAATGGTGGTCAAACTTCGTTTTCTGTTTCAATACCTGAACAAAACACCGAATTATTTGCGTATTACCCTAACACTCAGGACCGTGTTCAAATAAACACAAACAAATCGACCACCACTTTAAAAATTGAGGAGATTGATTTTGAAGCTGGCCTCGGTAGCTCTTTCTTTAAGTCTGGTACACAGGTGAAAAAGACTTCTGGGAATAACTTAATTCTTGAAGGTGACTTTGAAAACTCTTCACCACAGCTAGACTCACGGTCCTTCACTAAGGTCCGTACTGCTGGTGCGTGGTACAGATATAATTCAGCTGGGCAAATCGCTCTTAGAAATGGAACTAATGTTTTTACATCAAATACTGTTGGTGAAGATGGCAGAATACTTCAATCTGTACAGATTGCTGGAGATCAAATTTATGATCTAACATATGAGTACAGTGGAAATGCTGGTTTCTTCATACTTTTTATGGATAATGATCAAAAGTACATTGGTCATACCAGAGTTACCTTAAGCTCAAATGGAAATGCATCTTGCACCTTCCTAGCTGCTCCAAATGTTCGACACATTCAACTTTACGGTTTTGCAGGCTCAAATGAGCATCTAGATAACATTAATATGACCCAAGTTCCTGAAGTTGACTCTGATGGTGACAACGTTATTGACCGCAAGGATTACTACCCTAATGACCCTACTAGATCATATGCAACATTCTTTCCAACTGTTGGTAGACAAATACTAGCCTTTGAAGATTTATGGCCATATAATGGAGATAATGATTTTAATGATGTAGTACTTTCAAACCATGTTGAATTCGCTAGAGATGCTAGTTACAACTTGGTAAGTGCCAGCGTAAAAGTGCAGTTAAATGCAATGGGTGCAGGGCTTGCAAATGGAGTTGGACTTCAGTTATTGGATAATAATAAGATTCCTTTTAGCAATAATATTATCAGCAGTATCGCCCTTAAACAAGGAAACACAGTAAGTAAACTAGATGCCAGTGTTTTAAACGGAGTGCTGGTAGTAGAAAATTTGATTAGTGCATTAAAACCATATTACTCAAACACTGGCTCAGGGCCAAGGTCTGCACCTCAAGAGTTTGAGTTTACTATTGAGTTTAACTCTAACGCAGGAAGTGTGACAATAATTCCTGACTTCTACATCTTTAGAACAAACGAAAGAGGTCGTGAAATTCATCTACCAGGATTTCATGGAACTGAAGCTACTGATAGAACTCTATTTAACACAGGTGATGATGTAAATGGTACTTACAAAAACTCAAAAGGACTTCCATGGGCTATTGAAGTCATATATCCTTATTCCCTATATTTTAGTCACCCACTTGAAAAAGTGGATATTGTTACGGCCTATCCTCAATTCCAAGGTTGGGCAAGTAGTAATGGAATGAATAATAAAAAATGGATGCTTTATCCAACTCAGGGTAAAATATTCGTACCGTAA
- a CDS encoding PhoH family protein: MVRKTTKSDTPAKRTPKNSKKIFVLDTSVILYDHNSIVNFDEHDVAIPITVLEELDEFKKGSDTKNFEARQFIRFIDKKAGEKDLQDWISLNGGKKGKFKVIMNPEPGEVDANKVFGGKKNDHLIINAALLLAKTEKTKQVILVTKDINLRLKAKALGLVAEDYETGKVKDLDSLYSGKSQIEDFNQDSIDKLYKEHSVSIDEIKKANKDFTPNSNHFYILKGSKSSTLACYNPFNETLDQLEKKSYCGIKPKNAEQTFALHAIANPDIKLVTLSGVAGTGKTLLALAGALDQRRDFKQIYLARPIVPLSNRDIGYLPGDMKAKVDPYMQPLWDNLKFIKNQYKEADKEYKQIDDMVASEKLLVTPLAYIRGRSLSNVIFIVDEAQNLTPHEVKTIITRAGENAKFIFTGDIHQIDTPYLDEQSNGLSYLIDKIKGNKLFAHVTLEKGERSELANLANELL, from the coding sequence ATGGTCAGAAAAACCACGAAGAGCGATACTCCAGCGAAACGAACTCCCAAAAATTCCAAGAAAATATTCGTTTTAGATACTTCAGTCATTTTGTATGATCATAACTCAATTGTGAATTTTGACGAGCATGATGTCGCTATTCCCATAACGGTACTTGAAGAGTTGGATGAGTTTAAAAAAGGAAGTGACACAAAGAATTTCGAAGCTCGACAGTTTATACGTTTTATTGATAAGAAAGCCGGTGAAAAGGATTTGCAAGATTGGATAAGTCTGAATGGAGGTAAAAAGGGAAAGTTTAAAGTTATAATGAACCCTGAGCCAGGAGAGGTGGACGCAAACAAGGTTTTTGGTGGAAAGAAGAATGATCATCTTATTATAAATGCAGCATTGCTACTGGCAAAAACGGAAAAGACAAAGCAGGTAATCTTAGTTACCAAGGACATTAACCTTCGTCTTAAAGCTAAAGCCTTAGGTTTGGTGGCTGAAGATTATGAAACTGGTAAAGTCAAGGACTTAGATTCATTGTATTCTGGCAAAAGCCAAATTGAAGATTTTAATCAAGATTCTATTGATAAATTATACAAGGAGCATTCGGTTTCTATTGATGAGATTAAAAAGGCGAACAAAGACTTTACTCCAAATAGTAATCATTTCTACATTTTAAAAGGTTCTAAAAGTAGCACCTTGGCTTGTTACAACCCATTTAACGAAACTCTGGATCAATTAGAGAAAAAGAGTTACTGTGGCATTAAGCCAAAGAATGCAGAACAGACTTTTGCATTACATGCTATTGCTAATCCAGATATAAAATTAGTCACTCTTTCCGGGGTTGCAGGTACAGGTAAAACCCTCTTGGCTTTGGCTGGGGCTTTAGATCAAAGACGAGACTTTAAACAGATTTATTTAGCTCGCCCAATTGTTCCTTTGAGTAATAGGGATATTGGCTATTTACCCGGAGATATGAAGGCGAAAGTAGATCCTTATATGCAGCCGCTGTGGGATAATTTAAAGTTTATAAAAAACCAATATAAAGAGGCTGATAAGGAATACAAGCAAATTGATGATATGGTAGCTAGTGAAAAGTTATTGGTTACGCCTTTGGCTTACATTAGAGGTAGAAGCTTGAGCAACGTTATTTTTATTGTTGATGAAGCTCAAAACCTTACCCCACACGAGGTAAAGACAATCATAACAAGAGCGGGTGAAAATGCTAAGTTTATCTTTACTGGAGACATTCATCAAATTGATACACCTTATTTGGACGAGCAGTCTAATGGTCTTTCATACCTTATTGATAAGATCAAAGGAAACAAGCTGTTTGCTCATGTGACCTTAGAGAAAGGAGAGCGAAGTGAGCTGGCTAATTTGGCTAATGAATTGCTCTAA
- a CDS encoding alpha/beta hydrolase — MKTVITSLFGIFLSLNFCLAQNVIRVEEELSFIWNKDTLYGTLLSQGKDSKKINKLPVMLIIPGSGPTDRDGNSQLIPGTNNSFKLLADSLLNHGIATFRYDKMGVGKSQFSGTEEDLRFEDNVDIASSAIQSLKKLGFKKIYIVGHSQGSLVGMLTAQQNKVKGFISLEGSGINAYILLQEQLKKNLPEEMQKSTLQKMDSIKNGYPVTKYNPALASLLRESLQPYLRSYFRYTPTEEIAKLKIPILIIQGGQDLQTTTKEGEMLKEAAPKAEYLYLKNMNHVLKMVDESEEQNRAAYTDPDFPLPKELVNKITNWVKSN, encoded by the coding sequence ATGAAAACAGTAATCACAAGCCTTTTCGGTATTTTTTTAAGTCTCAATTTTTGCTTGGCGCAAAATGTAATCCGTGTTGAAGAAGAACTTTCCTTCATTTGGAATAAAGATACTCTCTATGGCACGCTACTCAGCCAGGGTAAGGATAGCAAAAAGATAAACAAGCTTCCTGTAATGCTAATAATCCCTGGAAGCGGACCAACAGACCGTGATGGAAACTCGCAGCTAATTCCAGGAACTAATAATTCATTTAAGCTACTTGCTGATTCACTTTTAAATCATGGAATCGCCACCTTTAGATATGATAAAATGGGAGTGGGAAAATCTCAATTCTCAGGTACAGAAGAAGATTTGCGATTTGAAGACAATGTTGACATTGCCTCCAGTGCTATTCAATCTTTAAAAAAGTTAGGTTTTAAAAAGATTTACATCGTTGGACATTCCCAAGGATCTTTGGTAGGAATGCTCACTGCTCAGCAAAATAAAGTAAAAGGGTTTATCAGCCTGGAAGGCTCCGGCATTAACGCTTACATATTATTACAGGAGCAGCTAAAGAAAAACCTTCCCGAGGAAATGCAGAAATCCACTTTACAAAAAATGGATTCAATTAAAAATGGATACCCGGTAACTAAATATAATCCTGCACTAGCTAGCCTTCTCCGCGAATCACTGCAACCTTATTTGCGCAGTTATTTTAGATACACTCCTACCGAAGAAATTGCTAAACTGAAAATTCCCATTTTGATAATTCAGGGAGGACAAGATTTACAAACCACCACCAAAGAGGGGGAAATGCTGAAAGAGGCTGCTCCAAAAGCTGAGTATTTGTATTTAAAAAATATGAATCATGTATTAAAAATGGTAGATGAAAGTGAGGAACAGAATAGGGCAGCCTATACTGATCCCGACTTTCCGCTACCAAAAGAACTGGTCAATAAAATTACAAATTGGGTAAAATCCAATTAG